One Atribacteraceae bacterium genomic window, CCTTCATTGTTACCAGTCGGAATTCCAGGATCCCGCATCAGTTGACTTACTTGCTCTTGCCTCCCGATTGCTGTCTGATCTGGAGGCAAGAGGGGCCTCTGGCGTAATCAACATCACCGGCGGGGAGCCTTTAATGCTTGCCGAGGAACTCTATCGCTTGCTCGCTGTCCTCGAAACCGCCCGACCGGTGACCGAACTGATGATCATCACCAATGGACTGCTCCTTGACCGGGAGAGTATCGATAGGCTGGCTGCTTTCTCTAAACTAAGCACGATCAAAATCTCCCTGGAGGGGGCATCTTCCCGGAGCAACGATCGCATCAGGGGTCGGGGAGTGTTTCGTAAAGCGCTCGAAGCGCTCAGGAGAACGCGGGATAGCGGACGATTCCAGGTGATCGTCATGAATACTCTTACCCCTGATAATATCGACGAGGTGGTGCCTTTGCTCGAACTGGTTGAAGAGGAATCGTTCCATGGTTTGATCATTGAACGGTTCATTCCGGAGGGACAAGGCCGGAACCTGAGAGACGGTATTCTGAGCCCAGCCGAATGGCGGGACTTTGTAACGACGCTTGTTGAGTGCTGCGACATGGATTCTTCTTTGGCGGATCTGGCTCCCTACCGGGCTTTCTGGATCAGACCCGGACAAGGGGACCGGGAGATTCTGGGAGCCGCCTGTAACCTGGGAGAATCGTTTTGTATCATGCCGGAAGGTACTCTGCTACCCTGTCGCCGATTTCTCTACCCCCTGGGGAACCTGATAGGCGAATCGTTGTGGGATATCGTCGGGCGGTCGCCGCTTCTCGAAGAGGTCCGGGACCGGAATCGCTTACAGGGAAAGTGCCGGACCTGCCGGCACGAGTCATGTTATGGGTGCCGGGCCTTGGGATACGCCTGTTACCGCGACCCTTTTGCGGAAGATTTCCTGTGCTTCGAGAAGTAGACCTCTATTTTTTGCGCCGACTGGTTCTTTCTCTTAGGGAAAGGCATACTGAGTGGAAAACGGTATAGTCTTCGGAAAGGGGGATAGGGAGCTCATTGCGGTTGGTGCAGAAAACGGGTGAGGAGTTCTTCGAAAAGACGCATGAATTCCTTTTTTTCCTTCTGGGCATCGACGTTATAGTATGCACTCCACGGTTCCTGGAGGACAATAAACGCCAGAAAGGGAACAATCACAAAGCAAAACAACAAGAGCCGGTTCTTGCTCCAATGTCGGATCTCGGTGTCCGGTAAAACGCGGTTGATCCGGGAAAAAATCACCTGTTCGATCATGTCGAACAAGCCCGTTTTGTCCGATCCCAACTTGACCGCTTCCATAATCAGGATCCGGAACACGTCTTTTTTTCCTTCTACGAAGGAAAAGGCCTTCTGCAGCCGTTTTCCCA contains:
- a CDS encoding radical SAM protein, which codes for MNFQWHLTNRCNLRCLHCYQSEFQDPASVDLLALASRLLSDLEARGASGVINITGGEPLMLAEELYRLLAVLETARPVTELMIITNGLLLDRESIDRLAAFSKLSTIKISLEGASSRSNDRIRGRGVFRKALEALRRTRDSGRFQVIVMNTLTPDNIDEVVPLLELVEEESFHGLIIERFIPEGQGRNLRDGILSPAEWRDFVTTLVECCDMDSSLADLAPYRAFWIRPGQGDREILGAACNLGESFCIMPEGTLLPCRRFLYPLGNLIGESLWDIVGRSPLLEEVRDRNRLQGKCRTCRHESCYGCRALGYACYRDPFAEDFLCFEK
- a CDS encoding helix-turn-helix domain-containing protein; amino-acid sequence: MKQPAEKRILEAAEKCFAEKGFEGSRVEEIAQKAGVNKALLYYYFKSKEELFRETVRQSLLTGFTLRDNLFTGILPTDSTDMGKRLQKAFSFVEGKKDVFRILIMEAVKLGSDKTGLFDMIEQVIFSRINRVLPDTEIRHWSKNRLLLFCFVIVPFLAFIVLQEPWSAYYNVDAQKEKKEFMRLFEELLTRFLHQPQ